One Helianthus annuus cultivar XRQ/B chromosome 7, HanXRQr2.0-SUNRISE, whole genome shotgun sequence genomic region harbors:
- the LOC110872305 gene encoding WRKY DNA-binding transcription factor 70, producing MLLEMEENKDRLIETLIRGRDSAQRLQSFLQLRMNVDGSVPVKDLLAEILESFSGGLSMLNYTDSGEISRVPASPTVFQVPDVCTGKKPAPVVKERRGCYKRRRTVDSRVKISTTMEDGYAWRKYGQKEILNSKFPRCYFRCTHKHFHGCKALKQVQKLEEGESNMFHITYFGKHTCPSPDSLSHQHYEVVLNLEDSKNNNLLPNSPSTITNIHTCVKQEVESKAQSTDVSDNISSGNDDQSSSAIRWNEVLRADLGSCHEGASFMRFDLEDSSASTSSHGYLNMDFHFLNNGDFLSDIIQFDGVFS from the exons ATGTTACTAGAAATGGAAGAAAATAAGGACAGATTGATTGAAACCCTAATTAGAGGAAGAGATTCTGCTCAGAGACTGCAGAGCTTTCTCCAGTTGAGAATGAACGTTGACGGGTCGGTTCCGGTTAAGGATCTATTGGCGGAGATACTCGAATCTTTCTCCGGTGGTCTTTCGATGTTGAATTATACGGATTCCGGTGAGATTTCTAGGGTTCCGGCGAGTCCTACGGTTTTTCAGGTACCGGATGTTTGCACCGGGAAGAAACCGGCTCCGGTTGTTAAGGAAAGAAGAGGTTGTTACAAAAGAAG AAGGACTGTTGATTCTAGGGTCAAGATAAGTACTACAATGGAAGATGGTTATGCATGGAGGAAGTATGGACAAAAGGAGATCCTTAACTCTAAATTCCCAAG GTGCTACTTTAGGTGCACCCATAAACATTTTCATGGGTGCAAAGCATTGAAACAAGTTCAGAAACTGGAAGAAGGTGAATCAAACATGTTTCACATCACATATTTTGGCAAACACACTTGCCCTTCACCAGATTCTCTCTCACACCAACACTATGAAGTGGTCCTAAATCTTGAAGATTCCAAAAACAATAACCTTCTCCCTAACAGTCCCTCAACTATTACAAACATCCACACTTGTGTTAAACAAGAGGTTGAATCTAAGGCTCAAAGTACCGATGTTTCCGACAACATTTCATCAGGCAATGATGACCAATCTTCTTCAGCAATAAGGTGGAATGAGGTGTTAAGGGCTGATTTGGGATCATGTCATGAGGGTGCATCATTCATGAGGTTTGACCTTGAAGATTCTAGTGCTTCAACTAGCTCACATGGCTATTTGAATATGGATTTTCATTTTCTCAACAATGGTGATTTTCTAAGTGATATTATTCAATTTGATGGAGTATTTTCCTGA